In Equus caballus isolate H_3958 breed thoroughbred chromosome 26, TB-T2T, whole genome shotgun sequence, the following are encoded in one genomic region:
- the HSPA13 gene encoding heat shock 70 kDa protein 13 yields the protein MAGEMTILGSAVLTLLLAGYLAQQYLPLPTPKVIGIDLGTTYCSVGVFFPGSGKVKVIPDENGHISIPSMVSFTDSDVFVGYESLELADSNPQNTIYDAKRFIGKIFTPEELEAEIGRYPFKVLNKNGMVEFSVTSNETITVSPEYVGSRLLLKLKEMAEEYLGMPVANAVISVPAEFDLKQRNSTIEAANLAGLKILRVINEPTAAAMAYGLHKADVFHVLVIDLGGGTLDVSLLNKQGGMFLTRAMSGNNKLGGQDFNQRLLQYLYKQIYETYGFLPSRKEEIHRLRQAVEMVKLNLTLHQSAQLSVLLTVEEKDRKEPQSTDTELPKDRLSPSDGHPMNNVFEAGLSEKKSGESQVLFETEISRKLFDSINEDLFQKILVPIQQVLKEGHLEKTEIDEVVLVGGSTRIPRIRQVIQEFFGKDPNTSVDPDLAVVTGVAIQAGIDGGSWPLQVSALEIPNKHLQKTNFN from the exons ATGGCCGGAGAGATGACGATCTTAG GATCAGCTGTTTTGACTCTCCTGTTGGCTGGCTATTTGGCACAACAGTATTTACCACTGCCTACTCCTAAAGTGATTGGCATTGACCTTGGCACCACCTACTGTTCGGTTGGGGTGTTCTTTCCTGGCAGTGGGAAAGTAAAGGTCATCCCAGATGAAAATGGGCATATCAGCATACCCAGCATGGTGTCCTTTACTGACAGTGATGTGTTTGTGGGGTATGAAAGCTTAGAGCTGGCAGATTCAAATCCTCAGAATACAATATATGATGCCAAAAGATTCATAGGCAAGATTTTTACCCCAGAAGAGCTGGAGGCTGAAATTGGCAGATACCCATTTAAG gttttaaacaaaaatggaatgGTTGAGTTTTCTGTGACAAGTAATGAGACCATCACAGTTTCCCCAGAATATGTTGGCTCTAGACTGTTGTTGAAATTGAAGGAAATGGCAGAGGAATACCTTGGAATGCCAGTCGCCAATGCTGTTATTTCTGTACCAGCAGAATTTGATCTAAAACAGAGAAATTCAACAATTGAAGCTGCTAACCTAGCAG GACTGAAGATCTTGAGGGTAATAAATGAACCCACAGCGGCAGCTATGGCCTATGGTCTCCACAAGGCTGATGTCTTTCACGTCTTGGTGATAGATTTGGGCGGAGGAACTCTAGATGTGTCATTGCTGAATAAACAAGGAGGAATGTTTCTAACCCGAGCAATGTCTG gAAACAATAAACTCGGAGGACAGGACTTCAATCAGAGATTGCTTCAGTACTTATATAAACAGATCTATGAAACCTATGGCTTCCTACCTTCTAGGAAAGAGGAAATTCACAGATTACGACAAGCCGTGGAAATGGTCAAATTAAATCTGACGCTTCATCAGTCTGCTCAGTTGTCAGTATTACTAACCGTGGAGGAAAAGGACAGGAAGGAACCTCAGAGTACTGACACTGAACTGCCAAAGGACAGGCTTTCCCCATCAGATGGCCACCCTATGAACAATGTGTTTGAAGCTGGCCTTTCTGAAAAGAAGAGTGGAGAAAGTCAAGTTTTATTTGAAACAGAAATATCACGGAAGCTTTTTGACTCCATTAATGAagatctcttccagaaaatactCGTCCCCATTCAGCAAGTATTAAAAGAAGGCCACCTGGAAAAGACTGAGATTGACGAGGTGGTTTTGGTTGGAGGCTCTACTCGCATTCCTCGAATCCGCCAGGTCATTCAGGAGTTCTTTGGAAAGGATCCCAACACGTCTGTAGACCCTGACCTGGCAGTGGTGACAGGAGTGGCTATCCAAGCGGGGATTGATGGAGGCTCTTGGCCTCTCCAAGTCAGTGCTTTGGAAATTCCCAATAAGCATTTACAGAAGACCAACTTCAACTGA